The Pedobacter africanus genome has a window encoding:
- the tamL gene encoding translocation and assembly module lipoprotein TamL: MILKAYHDYKKNVLFPAILLFIIVFVTACSSTKYIADYQSIVKKVEIDSVPKEFEEEALNYIQKDIRPSSKIGINVLIYNMFNTKDGKYKTSNIKPLGTPPPILDSALVEISRNQIEKYLMSKGYFNAKVKSGIAVKDKRAEVSFKANPGTPFSVNKVEYDIPDQKIKELYLGNKDAFSHLKEGKRYDDDSLAYERDQIYQVMKQNGYFDFSRPYIKFTVDSNLNNSKANVKLIIDNPVDKPRHAQYDIGETNILIAPNADGFPDSMELNKRIYKGVRYTDLSKKFRRNPISRYNFLQEGERYDIRNESLTYDRMYELSVFKNVKIEYNRPKDSALVVNPVIQLIPQKIMSNRIEGEIPFNAGTVGFTLSNTYTNNNLFRGTEKFEFQIKGGLQSRLGQGTSIFKDIYQRDFSVSANLTVPRLMLPFISARPSRRGGMPRTIFSSSYVYGLQKNAFTRKVILTSVAYEFRESKSKIHTVTPLNFEYRFGNVLLDSLSSNGAFANNNNIVNLLLLDRKNVTFGVKYTFSLNAEKLLTNSSFIYFRGDIDLAGNLMQGLSRLFKTRVDTAGFRTIFGVQFNQYVRPEFDVRWYKSLGGDKQFVARINTGIGYAYGNSKETGIPFEKMFYAGGSSGVRAWQARTLGPGNYNRGESLVSEEVRKALFGFDQTGELHIETNFEYRYKLLNKFFGAKLKGAVFLDAGNIWNVSSGASETRFDFKKLGSQMALGAGTGFRYDVQYFVFRFDIGLKLKDPQFTGSDQWVISKFLGGGKAFRSAYDAANTPDRYRFVQYNFGIGMPF, translated from the coding sequence GTGATTTTGAAAGCATACCACGATTATAAAAAGAATGTTCTGTTTCCTGCAATATTACTATTTATTATTGTTTTTGTTACAGCATGTTCATCAACAAAGTACATTGCCGATTACCAGTCGATCGTAAAAAAGGTAGAGATAGACAGTGTCCCGAAGGAATTTGAAGAGGAAGCGCTGAATTATATACAGAAAGACATCAGGCCTTCCTCAAAAATCGGTATCAACGTATTGATCTATAATATGTTCAATACCAAAGATGGGAAGTATAAAACCAGCAATATTAAACCCCTGGGCACCCCGCCGCCAATTTTAGACAGTGCGCTTGTAGAAATTTCGCGCAATCAGATAGAGAAGTACCTGATGAGCAAGGGGTATTTTAATGCAAAGGTTAAATCTGGTATTGCCGTGAAGGACAAGCGGGCTGAGGTTTCTTTTAAGGCGAACCCGGGAACACCTTTTTCGGTAAATAAAGTAGAGTATGATATCCCTGACCAGAAAATTAAAGAATTGTACTTGGGCAACAAAGATGCGTTTAGCCATCTGAAAGAAGGCAAACGTTATGATGATGATTCATTGGCTTACGAAAGGGACCAGATCTATCAGGTGATGAAGCAGAATGGTTACTTTGATTTTTCGAGGCCTTATATCAAGTTTACGGTAGATTCTAACCTGAACAACAGCAAGGCTAACGTGAAGCTGATTATTGACAACCCTGTAGACAAACCCCGGCATGCGCAGTACGACATCGGCGAAACCAATATTTTGATTGCGCCAAATGCAGATGGTTTCCCGGATTCTATGGAACTCAATAAAAGGATCTACAAAGGTGTGAGGTATACAGACCTGTCTAAAAAGTTCAGGAGGAACCCGATTTCCCGGTATAATTTTTTACAGGAGGGTGAGCGGTATGACATCAGGAACGAAAGTCTGACCTATGACCGCATGTATGAGCTGAGTGTATTTAAAAATGTTAAAATAGAATATAACCGGCCGAAAGATAGCGCTCTTGTGGTAAACCCTGTGATTCAGCTGATTCCTCAAAAGATCATGAGCAACAGGATAGAAGGGGAAATTCCTTTTAATGCAGGTACGGTAGGTTTTACCTTAAGTAATACCTATACCAACAATAATCTTTTCAGGGGAACCGAAAAATTTGAATTCCAGATTAAAGGCGGATTGCAATCCAGACTTGGACAGGGAACCTCTATTTTTAAGGACATTTACCAGCGCGATTTTTCTGTTAGTGCAAATTTAACCGTTCCACGTTTGATGCTGCCTTTTATCAGTGCCAGGCCAAGCAGAAGGGGGGGGATGCCACGTACGATATTTTCATCAAGCTACGTTTATGGTTTGCAGAAAAACGCTTTTACGCGTAAGGTAATCCTTACTTCTGTGGCGTATGAATTCAGGGAATCAAAATCAAAGATTCATACAGTAACACCGCTGAATTTTGAGTATAGGTTTGGTAATGTACTGCTGGATTCTCTGAGTTCAAATGGAGCATTTGCAAATAACAATAATATCGTAAACCTGCTTTTGCTAGATAGAAAAAATGTAACTTTTGGCGTTAAATATACCTTTTCATTGAATGCCGAAAAACTGCTTACAAATTCAAGTTTTATATATTTCAGGGGTGACATAGATCTTGCCGGTAATTTAATGCAGGGCCTTTCAAGATTGTTTAAAACCAGGGTAGATACTGCTGGTTTCAGAACTATATTTGGGGTACAGTTTAACCAATATGTACGGCCTGAGTTTGATGTGCGTTGGTATAAATCGCTTGGCGGAGACAAGCAATTTGTAGCCAGAATAAATACAGGGATTGGTTATGCCTATGGAAATTCCAAAGAAACAGGTATTCCATTCGAAAAGATGTTTTACGCCGGAGGATCGAGTGGGGTGCGGGCCTGGCAGGCAAGGACACTTGGTCCTGGAAACTATAATAGAGGGGAAAGCCTGGTTTCAGAGGAAGTCAGGAAGGCGCTTTTTGGTTTTGATCAGACCGGCGAACTACATATTGAAACCAATTTTGAATACCGGTATAAACTGTTGAATAAATTTTTTGGTGCTAAGCTAAAGGGAGCTGTATTTCTGGATGCAGGGAATATCTGGAACGTCTCAAGCGGTGCATCAGAAACCAGATTTGACTTTAAAAAACTGGGCAGCCAAATGGCACTGGGTGCAGGTACAGGCTTCAGATACGATGTACAGTACTTTGTATTCAGGTTTGACATAGGCCTGAAGCTGAAAGACCCACAGTTTACCGGATCAGACCAATGGGTGATCAGTAAGTTCCTGGGTGGAGGAAAAGCCTTCAGAAGTGCCTACGATGCCGCCAATACGCCCGACAGGTATCGCTTTGTACAATACAATTTTGGGATAGGTATGCCTTTCTAG
- a CDS encoding DUF4465 domain-containing protein, whose protein sequence is MKTLFGIMILVLLVGTSCKKDTKLSDETIFLPTDLLFEDLKVNRFGHKIPTESFSSSIATFNVEQDGSDWSGFAISNRNYRGFVKTAAEADSTRFSVYTPQPNASGNFLVVRAKGDKAFISLSRPIEIDKILLANTTQVYQTIMYGTGNATVGNTFSPGTVVMTAARKDNLKVSIKGFLNGSQTGVVDFLLADRSSDALKRTITITDWMPVSLATLGKVDKIVFNLESTDKTAGVMNTPNYFCLDGIRFKENVN, encoded by the coding sequence ATGAAGACACTATTTGGTATAATGATCCTGGTACTTCTTGTGGGTACATCCTGTAAGAAGGATACCAAACTGAGCGATGAAACCATCTTTCTTCCTACAGATCTGTTGTTTGAAGATTTGAAGGTGAACCGTTTCGGGCATAAAATCCCGACGGAAAGTTTTAGCAGTTCTATAGCAACCTTTAATGTGGAACAGGACGGCTCAGATTGGAGTGGCTTTGCCATTTCCAATAGAAATTACAGGGGCTTTGTTAAAACCGCAGCCGAGGCAGATTCTACAAGGTTTAGCGTGTATACACCGCAGCCCAATGCAAGCGGTAATTTTCTTGTGGTACGCGCAAAAGGAGATAAAGCCTTTATTTCGCTATCTAGGCCTATAGAAATTGATAAAATACTGCTGGCCAATACTACGCAGGTTTACCAGACCATTATGTACGGTACTGGAAATGCAACGGTGGGCAATACCTTTTCGCCTGGTACTGTGGTGATGACCGCTGCAAGAAAGGACAACCTGAAAGTAAGCATTAAGGGCTTTTTAAATGGGAGCCAGACCGGGGTGGTAGATTTTCTGCTGGCCGACCGCAGTTCAGATGCCTTGAAAAGGACAATAACCATTACCGACTGGATGCCGGTTTCACTGGCCACCCTGGGTAAAGTCGATAAAATTGTTTTCAACCTGGAATCAACGGACAAAACCGCCGGGGTAATGAACACGCCAAATTATTTCTGCCTGGATGGCATCAGGTTTAAAGAGAATGTAAATTAA
- a CDS encoding spore protein, which yields MAVTRLKRKDRRNKTFAKLDVKFLKRATNVELGSRSKQSTKDQLAKNNAVLAQLSAKG from the coding sequence ATGGCAGTTACCAGATTAAAAAGAAAAGACAGAAGAAATAAAACTTTCGCAAAATTAGATGTGAAATTCCTGAAGCGCGCCACAAACGTTGAGTTGGGAAGCAGATCTAAACAATCTACTAAAGATCAATTGGCTAAAAACAATGCTGTTTTAGCTCAATTATCTGCAAAAGGATAA
- a CDS encoding thioredoxin family protein, whose protein sequence is MLRKLLLLSSALLVLIAGGFQHLKAQNRKVDLKENLPFTEVLKMAKEKKKLIFLDFGSITCKPCMYIKKEVLTLDSVADFINERFVSVDYNVGAEKDRLRKLYSVVGEPVLLILDQNGVLMHRMAGKMEGNQLMQRFKQGLDVNNNFVALTASYNKGTRDAGFVLKYLETLFNASETETMNKVVKEYLQGPVERIKEPGVWSVFYKYDQDIASREMMYMFDNREEFYKLFGKDKVDSKINKLYSEKSIFYLYGHKPPIDDPKFRVLLDYLRKTDYPRASEWLCYFVPAQYKYKDWNKLGQEVDNIYSFNVLKGKSGASFKDMMLTQYMMYCDDLKAMKYPIRWSEELLNTAGTDAEKKRYAASRASLLEKEKNFDKEKLNWTDMN, encoded by the coding sequence ATGTTACGTAAATTACTTTTGTTAAGCAGTGCTTTACTGGTGCTGATTGCCGGGGGATTTCAGCATTTGAAAGCCCAGAACAGGAAAGTAGACCTGAAAGAGAACCTGCCATTTACTGAGGTGTTAAAAATGGCTAAGGAAAAGAAAAAACTGATCTTTCTTGACTTTGGATCGATTACCTGCAAGCCTTGTATGTACATCAAAAAGGAAGTGCTTACACTGGATAGTGTGGCTGATTTTATCAACGAACGTTTTGTGAGTGTAGATTATAATGTTGGGGCAGAGAAAGACAGGCTAAGAAAACTCTACAGTGTAGTTGGTGAACCTGTATTGCTGATTCTGGATCAGAACGGTGTTTTGATGCACCGGATGGCGGGAAAAATGGAAGGCAATCAGTTGATGCAGCGGTTTAAGCAGGGGCTTGATGTAAACAATAACTTTGTAGCCCTTACGGCAAGCTACAACAAAGGAACGCGTGATGCCGGGTTTGTATTAAAGTACCTGGAAACGCTATTCAATGCCAGCGAAACCGAAACCATGAACAAGGTGGTAAAGGAATACCTGCAGGGACCTGTAGAGCGGATTAAAGAACCGGGAGTATGGAGTGTGTTTTACAAGTATGACCAGGATATTGCAAGCCGGGAGATGATGTATATGTTCGACAACCGGGAAGAGTTCTATAAATTGTTTGGTAAGGACAAAGTGGACAGTAAGATCAACAAGCTGTATTCAGAAAAATCGATCTTTTACCTGTACGGACATAAGCCGCCTATTGATGACCCTAAGTTCAGGGTGTTGCTCGATTACCTGAGGAAAACAGATTACCCAAGGGCAAGTGAATGGCTATGCTATTTTGTACCGGCACAGTATAAATACAAAGACTGGAATAAGCTTGGGCAGGAAGTTGACAATATTTATTCCTTTAATGTGCTGAAAGGAAAGTCTGGTGCCAGCTTTAAGGACATGATGCTTACACAGTACATGATGTATTGTGATGATTTAAAAGCAATGAAATATCCGATCAGATGGAGTGAGGAACTGCTGAATACGGCGGGTACCGATGCTGAGAAAAAACGCTACGCTGCTTCAAGGGCCAGCTTGCTGGAAAAGGAGAAGAACTTTGACAAGGAAAAGCTGAACTGGACCGATATGAATTAG
- a CDS encoding TrmH family RNA methyltransferase gives MLSKSQISFIKSLHQKKYRKENGIFIIEGIKSIVEFIQSNYQVHSIYYLEQYRSLLPALPANIKLFEVNNAELDKISTLQAPQGILALVNIPESPVLDTKTLKNVFSLVLDGVQDPGNMGTIIRTADWFGFKQIICSDNCVEVYNPKTVQATMGSLSRINIYYEDLPAFLKHIELPVFGAVLNGTSVYETKWGKEGLVILGNEGQGITPEVMKSISHPVTIPRVGHAESLNVAISAAILCADIARNF, from the coding sequence ATGCTTTCAAAATCACAGATAAGTTTTATAAAATCGTTACATCAAAAAAAGTACCGCAAAGAAAACGGAATATTTATTATTGAAGGTATAAAATCTATCGTAGAATTTATACAATCCAACTACCAGGTACACAGTATTTACTACCTGGAACAATACCGGTCCTTACTTCCAGCTTTACCGGCAAATATAAAGTTATTTGAAGTAAACAACGCTGAACTGGATAAGATTAGTACACTGCAAGCCCCTCAGGGCATACTGGCCCTGGTTAATATTCCTGAAAGCCCTGTACTGGACACAAAGACGCTGAAAAATGTATTTTCACTGGTACTCGACGGTGTGCAGGACCCCGGCAATATGGGTACCATTATCCGCACAGCCGACTGGTTTGGCTTTAAACAGATCATCTGTTCAGACAATTGTGTAGAAGTTTACAACCCGAAGACCGTACAGGCCACTATGGGCTCTTTAAGCCGCATAAATATTTATTATGAAGATTTGCCAGCTTTTTTAAAACACATTGAACTCCCTGTTTTTGGTGCTGTACTAAATGGGACCAGTGTCTATGAGACAAAATGGGGCAAAGAAGGCCTGGTGATTTTGGGCAACGAAGGGCAGGGAATTACACCGGAAGTGATGAAATCAATCAGCCATCCTGTAACCATTCCACGTGTTGGGCACGCTGAGTCTCTGAATGTTGCCATCTCGGCCGCAATATTATGTGCTGACATCGCCAGAAATTTTTAG